A genomic window from Lycium barbarum isolate Lr01 chromosome 4, ASM1917538v2, whole genome shotgun sequence includes:
- the LOC132635843 gene encoding receptor-like protein kinase 5, giving the protein MHYLLSHFPTNMFTGKQSLHLIILLINFIPIFVTSQTPTTTELNTLLKIKHQWGNPKSLNSWNSTSMPCNWPEIECSNDGKVTGILLQEKDITSQIPSSICELKNLTFLNLAWNYLPGKFPTFLYNCSNLEHLDLSQNFFVGSIPEDIHKLKKLKYLNLGGNNFTGNIPSAIGNLTELESLYMHMNLFDGTFPVEIGNLMNLENLGLAFNEFFPARIPLEFGKLKKMKYFWMRDTKLIGEIPESFGDFQSLEHIDLAYNNLEGEMPSGLFLLKNLTYVYLYNNRLSGLIPETFKLSKLIEFDVSSNNLTGTIPENIGELKHLEILNLFANQLYGAIPQSIANIPTLKEIKVFRNKLNGSLPAEMGLHSKLEAFEVSVNSFTGKLPEHLCAGGTLFGVVAYVNNLSGEIPKLLETCSTLRTIQLSKNQFSGEIPSGVWTLVNMTSLILSDNSFSGELPSKVASNFTRLEINNNKFSGEIPVGISSWASLVVLLASNNSFSGQIPVELTSLSRLTRLELDGNSLSGEIPANIRSWKSLAILDLARNKLSGKIPAAIGLVPDLVALDLSQNQLSGPISPQLGVRRITSLNLSSNQLTGKIPDAFANLAFDNSFLNNPSLCATNSLPFLPSCNAKVGDSKRLSHGILALILVLAIAVFLFSVVSTLFMVRDYRRKKHKRDVASWKLTSFQRLDFTEANILSSLTENNMIGSGGSGKVYQISIGRPNEYVAVKRIWSDRKVDYILEREFLAEVQILGSIRHSNIVKLLCCISSEDSKLLVYEYMVNHSLDRWLHGKKRITLSNKVMDWPKRLEIAIGAAQGLCYMHHDCSPPIIHRDVKSSNILLDSDFTAKIADFGLAKILEKKGELNTMSAVAGSFGYIAPEYAYTTKVNEKIDIYSFGVVLLELVTGRQPNSGEEHTSLAEWAWKQHGEGNNAIDNMLDTDIKEACYLEEMKTVFRLGLICTSNLPTSRPSMKEVLQILHRCKSFRNSGGKSSDPEYDVAPLLGNNSEKYIASYKRINSNKVIDDSDDGLIISSV; this is encoded by the exons ATGCACTATCTTTTATCCCATTTTCCGACCAACATGTTCACCGGAAAACAATCCCTTCATCTCATTATTCTGCTAATAAACTTCATACCAATTTTTGTAACTTCACAAACACCAACCACAACTGAACTTAACACACTATTGAAAATAAAACATCAATGGGGTAACCCAAAATCACTCAATTCATGGAACTCTACTTCCATGCCATGTAACTGGCCTGAAATTGAATGCTCAAATGATGGAAAAGTCACTGGAATATTACTTCAAGAAAAAGACATAACTTCCCAAATTCCAAGTTCCATTTGTGAGCTAAAAAACCTTACTTTTCTAAATCTTGCATGGAACTATCTTCCTGGAAAATTCCCAACTTTTCTTTACAACTGTTCCAATCTTGAACATTTAGACCTTTCTCAGAATTTCTTTGTGGGATCCATTCCTGAGGATATTCACAAGCTTAAGAAACTCAAGTATCTTAATTTGGGTGGCAATAACTTCACTGGAAATATCCCATCAGCTATTGGAAATTTGACTGAGTTGGAGAGCTTGTACATGCATATGAACTTGTTTGATGGAACATTTCCAGTTGAAATTGGAAATTTAATGAATCTTGAAAACTTGGGGTTGGCTTTTAATGAGTTTTTTCCAGCAAGAATACCATTGGAATTTGGGAAGTTGAAAAAAATGAAGTATTTTTGGATGAGAGATACGAAATTGATAGGTGAAATACCTGAAAGTTTTGGAGATTTTCAAAGTCTTGAGCATATTGATTTGGCTTATAATAATCTTGAAGGGGAAATGCCATCTGGATTGTTTTTGTTGAAGAATTTGACGTATGTTTACTTGTACAACAATCGGCTTTCGGGTTTGATTCCTGAAACTTTTAAGTTGTCAaagttgattgaatttgatgtttctTCCAACAATTTGACTGGCACAATCCCTGAAAATATTGGAGAATTGAAACATTTGGAGATTTTGAATCTGTTTGCAAATCAATTGTATGGAGCAATTCCACAAAGCATAGCCAACATTCCAACTCTCAAGGAAATCAAAGTGTTCAG GAATAAATTAAATGGGAGTTTACCAGCTGAAATGGGACTTCATTCAAAGCTGGAAGCTTTTGAAGTTTCAGTTAATTCATTCACTGGAAAATTGCCAGAACATTTGTGTGCTGGAGGAACTCTCTTTGGTGTGGTAGCTTATGTTAACAATTTATCCGGTGAAATACCAAAATTACTGGAAACTTGTTCTACTTTACGTACAATCCAGCTCTCTAAGAATCAGTTTTCAGGTGAGATTCCATCTGGAGTTTGGACTTTGGTTAACATGACAAGTTTGATATTGAGTGATAACTCATTTTCCGGGGAGCTACCGAGCAAAGTCGCATCCAATTTTACGCGATTAGAGATCAATAACAACAAGTTTTCTGGTGAAATTCCGGTGGGAATATCTTCTTGGGCTAGTTTAGTGGTACTTCTTGCAAGTAACAATTCATTTTCAGGTCAGATTCCAGTGGAATTGACTAGTCTTTCTAGGCTAACACGGCTAGAGCTTGATGGTAATTCGTTGTCCGGAGAAATTCCAGCCAATATAAGATCATGGAAATCTTTAGCAATTTTGGATCTTGCCAGGAACAAACTCTCTGGCAAGATTCCAGCAGCTATCGGTTTAGTCCCCGATCTTGTTGCACTAGATTTGTCTCAGAATCAACTTTCAGGTCCAATTTCACCTCAACTAGGTGTAAGAAGGATCACTAGCCTTAACCTATCTTCCAATCAACTTACCGGAAAAATCCCTGATGCATTTGCTAACTTAGCCTTTGATAACAGTTTCTTGAACAATCCCAGCCTTTGTGCTACTAACTCGCTTCCATTTCTTCCGAGTTGCAATGCCAAAGTCGGCGATTCCAAAAGATTGTCCCATGGAATTCTAGCCCTGATTTTAGTCCTTGCAATCGCTGTTTTCTTGTTTTCCGTTGTATCGACCTTGTTCATGGTTAGGGACTACAGGAGGAAGAAGCACAAGCGCGATGTTGCAAGCTGGAAGTTAACTTCATTCCAAAGGTTGGATTTCACAGAGGCAAACATTTTGTCGAGTTTGACAGAAAATAACATGATTGGAAGCGGTGGATCAGGTAAGGTGTACCAAATTTCCATTGGCAGACCAAATGAATATGTTGCTGTGAAGAGGATTTGGAGTGATAGGAAAGTAGACTACATTTTGGAAAGAGAATTCTTGGCTGAGGTTCAGATATTGGGATCTATTAGACACTCCAATATAGTGAAGTTATTGTGTTGTATTTCAAGCGAGGATTCTAAGTTGCTCGTTTATGAGTACATGGTAAATCACAGTCTTGATAGATGGCTTCATGGAAAGAAGAGAATTACCTTGAGTAATAAAGTCATGGATTGGCCAAAAAGATTGGAGATTGCCATTGGAGCTGCTCAAGGACTTTGCTATATGCACCATGATTGCTCTCCACCAATCATTCATCGCGAtgtaaaatcaagcaatatcttGTTGGATTCTGATTTCACGGCCAAAATTGCTGATTTCGGCTTAGCCAAGATTTTAGAGAAGAAAGGAGAGCTTAACACCATGTCTGCTGTTGCAGGTTCCTTTGGTTATATAGCTCCAG AGTATGCTTATACAACGAAAGTGAATGAGAAGATCGATATCTATAGTTTCGGAGTGGTGTTATTGGAGCTAGTGACAGGAAGACAACCAAATTCCGGGGAAGAGCATACAAGCCTGGCAGAATGGGCATGGAAGCAGCACGGAGAAGGGAACAATGCCATCGATAATATGTTAGATACAGATATCAAGGAAGCATGTTACTTGGAAGAAATGAAGACTGTGTTCAGACTCGGGCTTATATGCACGAGCAACTTACCTACAAGCAGGCCTTCCATGAAGGAGGTTCTGCAGATACTTCATCGATGCAAGTCCTTTAGGAATTCTGGAGGAAAATCGTCAGATCCAGAGTATGATGTTGCTCCCCTGCTTGGAAACAACAGCGAAAAGTATATTGCAAGCTACAAGCGTATTAATTCCAACAAGGTAATAGATGATAGCGATGATGGTCTAATAATTTCCAGTGTGTAA